From Coriobacteriia bacterium:
AAGAGCCCCATCCTCGAGGTCTCCCACCTCTCTATGCACTACGTGTCCCGCAGCGAGACCGTGCGCGCCGTGGAAGACGTCACATTCTCCATCGGGCAGGGCGAGACGTTCGGACTCGTCGGTGAGTCGGGCTGCGGCAAGTCGACGACGGCCCGCACGCTCATCCGCCTCATCCCCGAGACGGGGCGCATCGTCAGCGGCTCCATCTCGTACAAGGGCCGCGACGTCGCCAAGATGTCCCAGCGCGAGCTGCGCGAGATCCGCGGGCAAGAGATCGGCATGATCTTCCAGGACCCGATGACGTCGCTCAACCCGGTGACGCCCGTGCGCAAGCAGTTCTACGAGACGCTGCGCATGCAAGGCATGAACAAGCAGCAGATGCACGACCGCGCCGTCGAGCTGCTCAGGCTCGTGGGCATCCCCGAGCCTGAGGCTCGTCTGGCGACGTACGTGCACGAGCTGTCAGGCGGCATGCGCCAGCGCGTCATGATCGCCATCGCCCTGGCGTCCAACCCGAAGCTGCTGCTGGCCGACGAGCCGACGACGGCCCTGGACGTGACGATCCAGAACCAGATCATCTGCCTGCTGAACGACCTGCGCGCACAGCTGGGCATGAGCATCCTGCTCGTGACGCACGACCTGGGCGTCGTCAACGAGATGTGCGACCACGTGGCCGTCATGTACGCCGGCTACATCGTGGAGCAATCCGACACGCGCAGCCT
This genomic window contains:
- a CDS encoding ABC transporter ATP-binding protein, coding for MTNEPKSPILEVSHLSMHYVSRSETVRAVEDVTFSIGQGETFGLVGESGCGKSTTARTLIRLIPETGRIVSGSISYKGRDVAKMSQRELREIRGQEIGMIFQDPMTSLNPVTPVRKQFYETLRMQGMNKQQMHDRAVELLRLVGIPEPEARLATYVHELSGGMRQRVMIAIALASNPKLLLADEPTTALDVTIQNQIICLLNDLRAQLGMSILLVTHDLGVVNEMCDHVAVMYAGYIVEQSDTRSLLHDPHHPYTFGLIRSLPSERDTRARLDPIPGMPPNLSRVIEGCPFAPRCPFATKACHAVLPEMDDLSGRSSHLVRCHHADPADRSRVTSDAAKKWLGEHGLSTEKDELDAPVLEGGVA